From Longimicrobiales bacterium, the proteins below share one genomic window:
- a CDS encoding heavy metal-binding domain-containing protein — protein MGQLINLGSPIFLLLLTYFIGSRLEANHYRSIREREAAMKDMVAINLPRLPCDVEIARAGIVMGSVVVSHDHFKRFLAQLRIIVGGRIKSYEPLLDRARREAVLRMKEQALARGHNTVVNVRLETSRLASSRRGGKGTAGLEMLAYGTALTVNEGL, from the coding sequence ATGGGTCAGCTGATCAACCTCGGCTCTCCGATCTTTCTCCTCCTTCTGACCTATTTTATTGGAAGCCGCCTGGAGGCGAATCACTACAGGAGTATTCGCGAGCGCGAGGCGGCGATGAAAGACATGGTCGCCATCAACCTCCCGCGACTTCCCTGCGACGTCGAGATCGCGAGAGCAGGCATAGTCATGGGGAGTGTCGTGGTGTCGCACGACCACTTCAAACGCTTCCTCGCCCAACTCCGTATCATCGTGGGTGGCCGCATCAAGTCTTACGAGCCGCTGTTGGATCGTGCACGGCGCGAGGCCGTTCTCCGGATGAAGGAGCAGGCACTAGCACGTGGCCACAACACGGTTGTCAACGTTCGACTAGAGACAAGCCGACTCGCGAGCTCTCGACGGGGTGGCAAGGGGACGGCAGGTCTGGAAATGCTAGCCTACGGGACGGCGTTGACTGTGAACGAAGGATTATGA
- a CDS encoding YbjQ family protein, with product MLCSNTEEIPGQKIVEFYGVVTGSTVRAKHIGRDIAAVFKNFVGGELKGYTELLQEAREEAMHRMMAQARSVGANAVVNVRFGTSSVAQGAAELFAYGTAVKVE from the coding sequence ATGCTCTGCAGCAACACTGAGGAAATACCTGGTCAGAAGATCGTCGAGTTCTACGGCGTGGTGACTGGAAGTACGGTCCGCGCGAAGCATATCGGCCGGGACATCGCGGCTGTCTTCAAGAATTTCGTCGGCGGCGAGCTTAAGGGGTACACTGAACTGCTCCAGGAAGCCCGCGAAGAGGCGATGCACCGGATGATGGCGCAGGCACGCTCGGTGGGAGCGAACGCTGTCGTCAACGTTCGTTTCGGAACGAGCAGCGTGGCCCAGGGAGCTGCCGAGCTCTTCGCCTACGGAACAGCAGTAAAGGTCGAATAA